One Oncorhynchus clarkii lewisi isolate Uvic-CL-2024 chromosome 31, UVic_Ocla_1.0, whole genome shotgun sequence DNA segment encodes these proteins:
- the LOC139390584 gene encoding protocadherin alpha-C2-like isoform X1, which translates to MAVAVRCCYSITQNVPFTFYLVIFLLSGLTNAQIRYTIPEELENGAVVGDIVRDLGLDLQKLSSRRVRITSDSARRYFNINHKNGKLSVSDRIDRETLCEFSGTCLLNLEVGVENPLEVHNVEVEILDANDNSPQFPRDEYQLEISESVITGSRFPIEGAQDADEGSNSVRLYRLSNNEHLALDSNKPATNSKNIQLVLKKPFDREHTPSHQLILTAVDGGTPARTGTAKINVRVLDSNDNVPVFDNSVYKVKLSENSPKGALVIKLNATDRDEGTNGEVFYSFSSYTPERVRQMFSMDTDTGEIRVKKNIDYEETNSYEMYIQAMDRGPSAVVVHCKVVVEVLDVNDNIPEIVLSSLSSPVREDARADTVVALISLNDRDSAQNKQVTLEIQPGVPFKIKSFRNHYTLVTAAFLDRETISTYNVTVTAIDGGTPALSSHMSIKVDVADVNDNPPRFEQTSYTVYMTENNAPGASMCVVKAMDADAGENARITYTVLNDNNHGIPVASYVSIKPDTGEAYALRAFDFEKLREFHFQVKAQDGGVPPLSRVATVYVYIMDQNDHSPRVVHPPANGTRTTETLMKNAEAGALVTKVVAWDGDAGQNAWLVYALEQTTSELDLFKVHEHTGEIRTMRRVSEDNSTSFLLTVLVRDHGLPPLSSTATINVHVMELPPKLTPDPKRIIRPHSPLLFSNVTLYLIVALSATTFVFLVTIVVLAIVRCHAYCTQPGSCSPCCVSQKSVPEGGTSAGGGGGSLGRGGGGGGGGGGQGQPNNNVALRRDLKVEPHYIEVRGNGSMTKTYCYKTCMTATSGSDTFMFYNTGRPHSGTWSSGGYVTSQSGQSQMFVRRLSMPDATAIQPKVPNSDWRYSASLRTGMQSSVHMEESSVMQGAQGVLVQNWPTVSSATGDAEGGETSPPMGAGVDSNSWHFRYGAGGPGGPPQHLKPGEVPPEAFIIPGSPAIISIRQQGGEDDKSDFITFGKKEEAKKKKKKKKEKKDKKDKGKDDDE; encoded by the exons ATGGCTGTGGCGGTGCGATGCTGTTACAGCATAACTCAGAATGTGCCTTTTACTTTTTATTTGGTAATTTTTCTACTCAGTGGCCTTACAAATGCACAAATACGATACACCATTCCGGAGGAGCTAGAGAATGGGGCTGTGGTCGGCGACATTGTTCGCGATTTGGGTCTGGACCTGCAAAAGCTCTCCTCCCGACGCGTCAGAATCACGTCGGACAGCGCACGGAGATATTTCAACATAAATCATAAAAATGGCAAGCTGTCGGTAAGTGACCGCATCGACCGGGAGACGCTGTGTGAATTCAGTGGCACCTGTTTGCTCAACCTAGAAGTGGGGGTTGAGAACCCGCTCGAGGTGCATAATGTGGAGGTGGAGATTCTGGATGCGAATGACAACTCGCCACAGTTCCCCCGGGACGAGTACCAGCTGGAAATCTCAGAGTCCGTCATAACTGGGTCCCGGTTCCCCATCGAGGGCGCGCAGGATGCAGACGAAGGCTCCAACTCAGTTCGCCTCTACCGGCTCAGCAACAATGAGCACCTCGCGCTGGACTCCAACAAGCCTGCGACAAATAGCAAGAACATCCAGCTCGTGCTCAAAAAGCCATTTGACCGTGAGCATACACCATCTCATCAGTTGATACTGACTGCTGTCGATGGAGGCACTCCGGCGCGCACAGGTACAGCCAAAATCAACGTGCGTGTCCTGGATTCCAACGACAACGTGCCTGTGTTCGACAACTCTGTGTACAAAGTGAAACTTTCGGAGAACTCGCCCAAGGGCGCTCTAGTGATAAAGTTAAACGCCACAGACCGGGATGAAGGCACAAACGGGGAGGTGTTTTACTCTTTTAGCAGTTACACCCCAGAGAGGGTGAGACAAATGTTCTCCATGGACACAGATACAGGAGAGATCAGAGTGAAGAAAAACATAGACTATGAGGAGACTAACTCCTATGAGATGTACATACAAGCTATGGACAGGGGTCCTTCTGCAGTGGTAGTCCACTGTAAAGTGGTGGTGGAGGTTTTGGATGTGAACGACAACATTCCTGAAATCGTGCTGTCATCTCTTTCCAGCCCGGTCCGGGAGGATGCACGGGCTGACACCGTGGTGGCTCTGATCAGTCTTAACGACCGGGACTCCGCCCAGAACAAACAGGTGACCCTGGAGATCCAACCTGGTGTCCCCTTTAAGATCAAGTCCTTCCGGAACCACTACACCTTGGTCACCGCTGCATTCCTGGACCGAGAGACCATCTCCACCTACAACGTCACAGTAACCGCCATCGATGGGGGAACCCCAGCCCTGTCTTCACACATGTCCATTAAAGTTGACGTGGCCGATGTCAATGACAACCCTCCCCGCTTCGAACAGACTTCCTACACAGTGTACATGACGGAGAATAATGCACCTGGCGCATCGATGTGCGTTGTAAAGGCAATGGATGCAGACGCTGGGGAGAACGCTCGCATCACCTACACCGTCCTCAATGACAACAACCACGGCATCCCTGTGGCGAGCTACGTCAGCATCAAACCCGACACGGGAGAGGCCTATGCCCTGCGAGCCTTCGACTTCGAGAAGCTCCGAGAATTCCACTTCCAGGTGAAAGCCCAGGATGGTGGTGTGCCGCCCCTCAGCCGCGTAGCAACAGTCTACGTTTACATCATGGACCAGAACGACCACTCCCCCAGGGTAGTCCATCCTCCAGCCAATGGGACGCGGACCACCGAGACGCTGATGAAGAATGCAGAGGCGGGGGCTCTGGTGACCAAGGTGGTGGCGTGGGACGGGGACGCAGGTCAGAACGCCTGGCTGGTGTACGCCCTGGAGCAGACCACCTCCGAGCTGGACCTGTTTAAAGTCCACGAGCACACGGGGGAGATCCGCACCATGCGGCGTGTCAGCGAGGACAACTCCACCTCCTTCCTGCTGACCGTTCTGGTCCGTGACCATGGCCTCCCGCCGCTTTCCTCCACCGCCACCATCAATGTGCACGTCATGGAGCTGCCACCCAAGCTGACACCTGACCCCAAACGCATCATCAGGCCTCACAGCCCGCTGCTGTTCTCCAACGTAACCCTCTACCTGATCGTGGCCCTGAGCGCCACCACCTTTGTGTTCCTTGTCACCATTGTGGTGCTGGCCATCGTCCGCTGCCACGCCTACTGCACCCAGCCCGGCTCCTGCTCGCCCTGCTGTGTGTCCCAAAAGAGTGTCCCAGAGGGGGGCACCTCGgctggtgggggtggagggtcATTGGGtcgaggtggtggtggtgggggaggtggaggaggtcaGGGTCAACCCAACAACAACGTTGCTCTGCGGAGGGACCTGAAGGTTGAACCTCACTACATCGAGGTGCGGGGGAACGGCTCCATGACCAAAACGTACTGCTATAAGACATGTATGACGGCCACGTCGGGGAGCGACACCTTTATGTTCTATAACACAGGCCGGCCCCACAGCGGCACCTGGAGCTCCGGGGGATACGTCACCAGCCAGAGTGGACAGAGCCAGATGTTTGTACGCAGGCTGAGCATGCCAGATGCAACCgccatacag CCCAAGGTGCCGAATTCAGACTGGCGTTACTCTGCCTCACTTAGGACTGGGATGCAGAG CTCAGTGCACATGGAGGAGTCGTCGGTGATGCAGGGAGCCCAGGGGGTTCTGGTCCAGAACTGGCCGACCGTGTCTAGCGCCACCGGAG